The following are from one region of the Vitis riparia cultivar Riparia Gloire de Montpellier isolate 1030 chromosome 14, EGFV_Vit.rip_1.0, whole genome shotgun sequence genome:
- the LOC117929944 gene encoding putative pentatricopeptide repeat-containing protein At1g12700, mitochondrial, with protein sequence MKMMMTRATMPFSSPGSGACMLSPPLQFLSSSHNRFHPKSLHFNTLDDALSSFNLMLHMHPPPSIVDFAKLLTSIAKMKHYSTVLSLSTQMDSFGIPPNVYTLNILINSFCHLNRVDFAFSVLAKILTLGHQPDTTTFTTLIRGLCVEGKICEALHLFDKMIGEGFQPNVVTYGTLINGLCKVGNTSAAIRLLRSMEQGNCRPDVVIYTSIIDSLCKDRQVTEAFNLFSQMVGQGISPDIFTYTSLVHALCNLCEWKHVTTLLNQMVNSKILPDVVIFSTVVDALCKEGKVTEAHEIIDMMIQRGVEPDVVTYTTLMDGHCLQSEMDEAVKVFDMMVRKGFAPDVISYTTLINGYCKVHRIDKAMYLFEEMCRKEWIPDTKTYNTLMHGLCHVGRLQDAIALFHAMVARGQMPDLITYSILLDSLCKNRHLEEAMALLKAIEASNLNPDIQVYNIVIDGMCRAGELEVARDLFSNLSSKGLHPSVWTYNIMIHGLCKRGLLNEANKLFMEMDGNDCSPDGCTYNTIARGFLQNNETLRAIQLLEEMLARGFSADVSTTTLLVEMLSDDGLDQSVKQILRGFFN encoded by the coding sequence atgaagatgatgatgacaaGGGCGACGATGCCTTTTTCTTCTCCTGGTTCCGGTGCATGCATGCTTTCTCCTCCTCTTCAATTCTTGTCTTCATCACATAATAGATTTCATCCCAAATCCCTTCATTTTAATACCCTGGATGATGCCCTCTCTTCTTTTAATCTAATGCTTCATATGCATCCTCCTCCCTCTATTGTTGATTTCGCTAAACTTTTAACCTCCATCGCTAAAATGAAACACTACTCCACTGTGCTTTCTCTTTCTACCCAAATGGATTCTTTCGGAATTCCCCCCAATGTTTACACTCTTAACATCCTCATTAACTCTTTCTGCCATTTGAATCGGGTGGATTTTGCTTTCTCCGTTTTAGCCAAAATCCTCACACTTGGGCATCAACCCGACACTACGACCTTCACCACTCTGATTAGGGGGCTGTGTGTTGAGGGTAAAATCTGTGAAGCCCTCCActtgtttgataaaatgattGGGGAAGGTTTTCAGCCCAACGTGGTTACATATGGAACATTGATAAATGGGTTATGCAAAGTGGGCAACACTAGTGCCGCTATCAGGTTACTTAGAAGTATGGAACAAGGAAATTGTCGGCCTGATGTAGTTATCTATACCTCCATCATTGATAGCCTTTGTAAGGACAGACAAGTAACCGAGGCTTTCAACCTTTTCTCACAGATGGTCGGTCAAGGCATTTCACCTGATATTTTTACTTACACCTCACTAGTTCATGCGCTATGTAATTTGTGTGAGTGGAAACATGTTACAACACTGCTTAATCAAATGGTAAATAGCAAGATACTGCCAGATGTAGTTATCTTTAGTACAGTGGTGGATGCACTCTGTAAAGAAGGAAAGGTTACGGAAGCACATGAGATAATCGACATGATGATTCAAAGAGGTGTGGAGCCTGATGTAGTCACCTACACTACCTTGATGGATGGACACTGTTTGCAATCTGAAATGGATGAGGCAGTTAAAGTATTTGATATGATGGTTCGTAAGGGATTTGCCCCTGATGTTATCAGCTATACAACTTTGATCAATGGTTATTGCAAGGTTCATAGGATAGATAAGGCCATGTATCTCTTTGAAGAAATGTGTCGAAAAGAATGGATTCCTGACACCAAGACTTACAACACTCTTATGCATGGCTTGTGCCATGTGGGAAGACTCCAAGATGCAATAGCACTTTTTCATGCGATGGTAGCTCGTGGCCAAATGCCAGATCTTATCACTTATAGCATTTTATTGGACTCTCTATGCAAAAATCGTCATCTCGAAGAAGCTATGGCTTTGCTTAAAGCTATTGAAGCTAGTAATTTGAATCCTGATATTCAAGTTTATAATATCGTCATTGATGGCATGTGTAGGGCTGGTGAACTTGAGGTTGCAAGGGATCTCTTTTCCAATCTCTCCTCCAAAGGTTTGCATCCTAGTGTTTGGACTTATAATATTATGATCCATGGGCTCTGTAAGAGAGGTTTATTAAATGAGGCAAATAAGTTATTTATGGAAATGGATGGGAATGATTGCTCACCAGATGGTTGCACTTACAATACAATTGCCCGaggatttttacaaaataatgagaCATTGAGAGCTATTCAACTTCTTGAGGAAATGCTTGCAAGGGGATTTTCCGCTGATGTATCCACCACCACATTGTTAGTGGAAATGTTATCTGATGATGGATTAGATCAATCTGTAAAACAAATTCTACGtggattttttaattaa